Proteins encoded within one genomic window of Anastrepha ludens isolate Willacy chromosome 4, idAnaLude1.1, whole genome shotgun sequence:
- the LOC128861744 gene encoding uncharacterized protein LOC128861744: MEEVIEGDKSQRPDEKWILEKELARRGEPLVETEKQLDKIETSLSKTTTGYESNAPAQATDPKEPKKCVSGEKIQVYGYMKKKVLSHLEENGCSPRSVDEVITASKFNKQSILEYMNQRIEMAETNVHEECGSLSFNNIEAWLKQFKKWNLPELCAYEPALVINAIANNEDLPEAEELEGVDLRSLYKFIGNALFGLPQAKLNEKSAEFLANEFEILVGEANTNVGDCATMLLKNRLQNYKELPCCREKEKCSIDPLCLEDEQKFTQ, encoded by the exons ATGGAGGAAGTTATTGAAGGAGATAA GAGTCAGCGGCCTGACGAGAAATGGATCTTAGAGAAGGAACTAGCCAGGCGGGGGGAACCACTTGTGGAAACAGAAAAACAGCTTGACAAAATAGAAACATCATTATCGAAAACAACAACCGGCTATGAGAG CAATGCCCCAGCACAGGCAACGGATCCCAAAgaaccaaaaaaatgcgtatctGGGGAAAAAATTCAAGTGTATGGTTACATGAAAAAGAAGGTTTTGAGCCATTTAGAAGAAAATGGTTGTAGCCCTAGAAGTGTTGATGAAGTGATTACAGCttcaaaatttaacaaacaGTCTATACTCG AATATATGAACCAGCGTATAGAGATGGCTGAAACTAATGTACATGAAGAGTGCGGATCACTGAGTTTTAACAACATTGAAGCCTGGCtaaagcaatttaaaaaatggaatttgccAGAGTTATGCGCATATGAACCAGCCTTAGTTATCAATGCCATAGCGAACAATGAGGATCTTCCTGAAGCAGAAGAGCTAGAGGGCGTGGACTTAAG ATCCCTCTACAAATTCATAGGAAATGCATTATTTGGATTACCGCAagctaaattaaatgaaaaaagtgcGGAATTTTTGGCCAATGAATTTGAG ATTCTTGTTGGAGAAGCCAATACGAATGTTGGCGATTGTGCGACAATGCTCCTGAAAAATCgattacaaaactacaaagagCTGCCGTGTTGcagggaaaaagaaaaatgtagcaTCGACCCTTTATGTCTAGAGGATGAACAGAAATTTACTCAATAA